A single Triticum dicoccoides isolate Atlit2015 ecotype Zavitan chromosome 2A, WEW_v2.0, whole genome shotgun sequence DNA region contains:
- the LOC119357177 gene encoding ABC transporter E family member 2-like, whose product MADRLTRIAIVNEDRCKPKKCRQECKKSCPVVKTGKLCIEVGPASKVSFISEELCIGCGICVKKCPFDAIEIINLPKDLEKDTTHRYGPNTFKLHRLPVPRPGQVLGLVGTNGIGKSTALKVLAGKLKPNLGRFKNPPDWQEILTYFRGSELQNYFTRLLEDNLKAIIKPQYVDHIPKAVHGNVGQVLELKDERDMKAELCVDLELNQVIDRNVGDLSGGELQRFAIAVVAVQSAEIYMFDEPSSYLDVKQRLKAAQVIRSLLRSNSYVIVVEHDLSVLDYLSDFICCLYGKPGAYGVVTLPFSVREGINIFLAGFVPTENLRFRDESLTFKIVDTQDNAEEIETYQRYKYPTMSKTLADFKLTVMEGEFTDSQIVVMLGENGTGKTTFIRMLAGHLKPDTVDGVEIEIPEFNVSYKPQKISPKFPGSVRQLLHKKIRDSYTHPQFISDVMKPLQIEQLMDQEVLNLSGGELQRVALCLCLGQPAEIYLIDEPSAYLDSEQRIVASKVIKRFILHAKKTAFIVEHDFIMAAYLADKVVVYEGRPSVECTACTPQSLVSGMNRFLSHLDITFRRDPTNYRPRINKMDSTKDREQKAAGSYYYLDD is encoded by the exons GGAAGTTGTGCATTGAAGTTGGTCCGGCGTCCAAGGTTTCCTTCATCTCTGAAGAGCTGTGCATTGGTTGTGGTATTTGTGTCAAG AAATGCCCATTTGATGCCATCGAGATCATCAACCTCCCAAAAGATCTGGAAAAGGATACCACCCATCGCTATGGGCCAAATACATTCAAATTGCACAG GCTGCCTGTACCAAGGCCTGGTCAAGTTTTGGGACTTGTTGGAACCAATGGAATTGGAAAGTCCACAGCGCTTAAAGTCTTAGCTGGCAAGCTGAAACCAAATTTGGGACGATTCAAA AATCCACCTGATTGGCAGGAGATCCTTACATACTTCCGTGGCTCTGAACTTCAGAATTATTTTACACGTTTATTGGAGGATAACCTGAAG GCAATCATTAAGCCTCAGTATGTTGACCACATTCCAAAAGCTGTCCATGGAAATGTCGGGCAAGTACTTGAGCTGAAAGATGAGAGGGATATGAAAGCTGAGCTGTGCGTTGACCTTGAATTGAACCAAGTTATTGACCGAAATGTGGGAGATCTTTCTGGCGGTGAGCTCCAGAGATTTGCAATAGCAGTTGTTGCTGTGCAAAGTGCAGAAATTTACATGTTTGATGAACCATCAAGTTATCTTGATGTTAAGCAGAGACTGAAGGCTGCACAAGTCATTAGGTCCTTGCTGAGATCGAACAG CTACGTCATTGTTGTGGAACATGACTTGAGCGTCTTAGATTACTTGTCCGACTTCATTTGCTGCTTATATGGAAAGCCAGGAGCTTATGGTGTAGTTACACTGCCATTTTCAGTCCGAGAAGGTATCAATATTTTCCTGGCTGGATTTGTTCCAACTGAAAATCTTCGGTTCCGAGATGAATCTCTTACATTTAAG ATTGTGGATACACAAGACAACGCGGAGGAGATTGAAACATACCAACGATACAAGTACCCTACCATGAGCAAAACCCTAGCAGACTTCAAGCTCACTGTCATGGAAGGTGAATTCACTGATTCTCAGATTGTTGTGATGCTTGGTGAGAACGGGACAGGGAAAACTACATTCATCAGAATGCTG GCTGGGCACTTGAAGCCAGATACAGTGGATGGAGTTGAGATCGAAATTCCTGAATTTAATGTGTCCTACAAGCCCCAAAAGATTAGCCCAAAATTCCCGGGCTCAGTGAGGCAACTGCTTCATAAGAAAATACGCGATTCATATACTCATCCTCAGTTTATATCCGATGTAATGAAGCCACTACAAATTGAGCAGCTCATGGATCAGGAGGTGCTGAATTTATCAGGTGGAGAACTCCAAAGGGTGGCTCTATGTCTTTGCCTTGGACAG CCTGCAGAAATCTACCTTATTGATGAGCCGAGTGCGTACCTCGATTCGGAGCAGCGCATTGTCGCCTCGAAGGTGATCAAGAGGTTCATCCTCCATGCCAAGAAGACGGCGTTCATCGTCGAGCACGACTTCATCATGGCAGCCTACCTTGCGGACAAGGTGGTGGTCTACGAAGGGCGCCCCTCCGTCGAGTGCACTGCCTGCACGCCGCAATCCCTGGTGTCTGGGATGAACAGGTTCCTATCG CACCTTGACATCACGTTTCGGAGGGACCCGACCAACTACAGGCCTCGGATCAACAAGATGGACTCAACCAAGGACCGGGAGCAGAAGGCCGCGGGGTCCTACTACTACCTCGATGACTGA